The Methylobacterium sp. PvR107 genome contains a region encoding:
- a CDS encoding nitrilase family protein, which produces MIQANDPARPPVRVACIQFEPIFGAVGANMARASDLVRAAAAAGSRLIVLPELASTGYVFESAAEAAALAEPVPDGPTTRAWAALAAELGVHIVAGIAESAGDTLYNAAVIVGPEGYIGTYRKAHLWDQENVFFARGDLGFPVFDTALGKVGVAICYDGWFPETFRQLALGGAEIVCIPTNWVPMPDQPEGEAAMANTLHRAAAHTNGLFIACADRVGIERGQPFEGQSLIIGPKGWPLAGPASRDRTETLSALVDLDAAGRKDLNAFNSLLRDRRTDIYG; this is translated from the coding sequence ATGATCCAAGCGAACGATCCTGCGCGCCCGCCCGTCCGGGTGGCCTGCATCCAGTTCGAGCCGATCTTCGGCGCCGTCGGCGCCAACATGGCGCGCGCGTCGGATCTCGTCCGCGCCGCCGCCGCCGCGGGCAGCCGCCTGATCGTGCTGCCCGAACTCGCCAGCACCGGCTACGTGTTCGAATCCGCCGCGGAAGCCGCCGCGCTGGCCGAGCCGGTGCCGGACGGCCCGACGACCCGGGCCTGGGCGGCGCTCGCCGCGGAGCTCGGCGTGCACATCGTGGCGGGAATCGCCGAATCCGCAGGCGACACCCTCTACAACGCCGCCGTGATCGTCGGGCCGGAGGGCTATATCGGCACCTACCGCAAGGCGCATCTCTGGGATCAGGAGAACGTGTTCTTCGCCAGGGGCGACCTCGGCTTCCCGGTCTTCGACACGGCGCTCGGCAAGGTCGGCGTGGCGATCTGCTACGACGGCTGGTTCCCCGAGACCTTCCGCCAGCTCGCGCTCGGCGGCGCCGAGATCGTCTGCATCCCGACCAACTGGGTGCCGATGCCCGACCAGCCCGAGGGCGAGGCCGCCATGGCCAACACCCTGCACCGGGCCGCCGCCCACACGAACGGCCTCTTCATCGCCTGCGCCGACCGGGTCGGCATCGAGCGCGGCCAGCCCTTCGAGGGCCAGAGCCTGATCATCGGACCCAAGGGCTGGCCGCTGGCCGGCCCGGCGAGCCGCGACCGGACCGAGACCCTCTCGGCACTGGTCGACCTCGACGCGGCCGGCCGCAAGGACCTGAACGCGTTCAACTCCCTCCTGCGCGACCGCCGCACCGACATCTACGGCTGA
- a CDS encoding ANTAR domain-containing protein, with protein sequence MTAPARKILDDLRRARALVIHPRDEEGAALLEQLRRLGCAVSLAWPPPAALPPDIDTLFIQLDDAQVMHLLPSIEESEPAVIAIVAYESPTSLKAIADVNAHGVLNKPLHPRGVLTQFALARYRRGYEGRLISKINRLEETMKGRRTVEKAVRLLVDLNRIDEDAAYKMLRDRATASRVPMASVAESVVAAHEAMSGLGLRIALAEKT encoded by the coding sequence GTGACCGCGCCTGCCCGCAAGATCCTGGACGACCTGCGGCGGGCCCGCGCCCTCGTCATCCACCCCCGCGACGAGGAGGGCGCCGCGCTCCTCGAGCAGCTGCGCCGCCTCGGCTGCGCGGTCTCGCTCGCGTGGCCGCCGCCCGCCGCGCTGCCGCCCGACATCGACACGCTGTTCATCCAGCTCGACGACGCGCAGGTGATGCACCTCCTGCCGTCGATCGAGGAGAGCGAACCGGCCGTCATCGCCATCGTCGCCTACGAGAGCCCGACCTCCCTGAAGGCGATCGCCGACGTCAACGCCCACGGCGTGCTGAACAAGCCGCTCCATCCGCGCGGCGTGCTGACCCAGTTCGCCCTGGCCCGCTATCGGCGCGGCTACGAGGGACGGCTGATCAGCAAGATCAACCGCCTGGAGGAGACCATGAAGGGCCGCCGCACCGTCGAGAAGGCGGTCCGGCTGCTGGTGGACCTCAACCGGATCGACGAGGACGCCGCCTACAAGATGCTCCGGGACCGGGCCACCGCCTCCCGCGTCCCGATGGCGAGCGTCGCCGAGAGCGTGGTCGCGGCGCACGAGGCGATGAGCGGTCTCGGCCTGCGCATCGCGTTGGCGGAAAAGACCTGA
- a CDS encoding transporter substrate-binding domain-containing protein, with protein MPGRDEATWRVGVLFSRSGVSGITETEHFLGTALAIEEINNAGGVLGRPIAPICYDPAGDTDAYRAYARRMLAEDGAEVVFGCSLSASRKSVLSTVERHNGLLWYPSIYEGFEYSENIVYTGATLNQNVFALADYLLQEHGPRIFLIGSDYIYPRESNRVMRDLIEAKGGAIVGELYAPLDADDAAHAAMITEIRHAAPDAVFSTVVGRGAERLYRAYAGSGIDRTRCPIASLTLAEGQIRAIGPELCSGHVLAASYFSALAGDANRRFVDAFQARFGAERPTSMWSETAYAQVHLFARALAEAGTLDAERLGAAALRQRIAAPEGELAFDGETRHIWLTPGIGVARSDGQFDVVWRARRPVRPDPYLAWSRFETNWLDEGMAA; from the coding sequence ATGCCAGGCAGGGACGAAGCGACTTGGCGCGTCGGAGTCCTGTTCTCCCGCAGCGGCGTCAGCGGCATCACCGAGACCGAGCATTTCCTCGGCACCGCCCTGGCGATCGAGGAGATCAACAATGCGGGCGGCGTGCTCGGGCGCCCGATCGCGCCGATCTGCTACGATCCGGCCGGCGACACCGACGCCTACCGCGCCTACGCCCGCCGGATGCTCGCCGAGGATGGCGCCGAGGTGGTGTTCGGATGCTCGCTCTCGGCCAGCCGCAAGTCGGTGCTGTCGACCGTGGAGCGGCACAACGGGCTGCTCTGGTATCCGTCGATCTACGAGGGCTTCGAGTATTCGGAGAACATCGTCTACACGGGCGCGACCCTCAACCAGAACGTCTTCGCCCTGGCCGATTACCTGCTCCAGGAGCACGGACCGCGGATCTTCCTGATCGGATCGGACTACATCTACCCGCGCGAATCGAACCGGGTGATGCGCGACCTCATCGAGGCCAAGGGCGGGGCCATCGTCGGCGAGCTCTACGCGCCCCTCGACGCGGACGACGCCGCCCACGCCGCGATGATCACCGAGATCCGCCACGCCGCGCCGGACGCGGTGTTCTCGACCGTGGTCGGGCGCGGCGCCGAGCGCCTCTACCGCGCCTATGCCGGATCCGGGATCGACCGGACCCGCTGCCCGATCGCCAGCCTGACCCTCGCGGAGGGGCAGATCCGGGCGATCGGCCCCGAACTCTGCAGCGGCCACGTCCTCGCGGCCTCCTACTTCTCGGCGCTCGCGGGCGACGCGAACCGGCGCTTCGTGGACGCCTTCCAGGCCCGGTTCGGGGCCGAGCGGCCGACCAGCATGTGGTCGGAGACGGCCTACGCGCAGGTCCACCTCTTCGCCCGGGCGCTCGCGGAGGCCGGAACGCTCGACGCCGAGCGCCTCGGCGCAGCGGCCCTGCGGCAGCGGATCGCGGCACCGGAGGGCGAGCTGGCCTTCGACGGCGAGACGCGGCACATCTGGCTTACCCCCGGCATCGGGGTCGCCCGCAGCGACGGGCAGTTCGACGTCGTCTGGCGGGCGCGCCGGCCGGTGCGGCCCGATCCCTATCTGGCCTGGTCCCGCTTCGAGACGAACTGGCTGGACGAAGGGATGGCCGCGTGA
- a CDS encoding MEKHLA domain-containing protein gives MRDLSHDPDYFAVLTGSYARRLGEALVPDGADAAWLYGQAPFVVLAHDGGADPLFTYANRAAQACFGYTRAELVGLPSRLSAEAPERAERQRLLDAVTRDGFSRGYRGLRIAKDGRRFWIERAVVWQLDRDGVIVGQAATFSEWRDA, from the coding sequence ATGCGCGACCTCTCGCACGATCCCGACTACTTCGCCGTGCTCACGGGCAGCTACGCGCGGCGGCTCGGTGAAGCCCTGGTGCCGGATGGGGCGGACGCGGCGTGGCTCTACGGGCAGGCGCCCTTCGTGGTGCTCGCCCACGATGGCGGTGCGGATCCGCTTTTCACCTATGCGAACCGGGCGGCCCAGGCCTGCTTCGGCTATACGCGGGCGGAACTCGTCGGCCTGCCGTCACGGCTCTCGGCCGAGGCGCCCGAGCGCGCCGAGCGGCAACGGCTCCTCGACGCGGTCACCCGGGACGGCTTCAGCCGCGGCTATCGCGGCCTGCGCATCGCCAAGGACGGACGGCGGTTCTGGATCGAGCGGGCGGTGGTCTGGCAGCTCGACCGCGACGGCGTCATCGTCGGTCAGGCCGCGACGTTCTCCGAGTGGCGCGACGCCTGA
- a CDS encoding ParA family protein produces the protein MDPEGSEREPDTVPGQGGRPLRILAVAVQKGGTGKTTLAASLAIAAAEAGEHVTALDLDPQGSLAGWGALRRDDSVAVDRVQPWEMGQLSEILDLLAEQGTTLAVLDTAGSSAGLAPALKDADFVLMPVRPSRLDIVAARPTLQALVGLGLRERLALVLNQCPPPPSPRTGAYAAQLRALGVLAEPGIIHRVDHQDALATGLGVTEYAPGSAAAEEVRALWAWIDGKMRAAPAR, from the coding sequence ATGGATCCCGAAGGATCCGAACGGGAGCCGGACACCGTTCCGGGGCAGGGGGGCCGGCCGCTGCGGATCCTCGCCGTGGCGGTGCAGAAGGGCGGCACCGGCAAGACCACGCTTGCGGCGTCCCTGGCCATTGCCGCCGCGGAGGCCGGCGAGCACGTCACCGCCCTCGACCTCGATCCCCAGGGCTCCCTGGCGGGCTGGGGCGCCCTGCGGAGGGACGATTCCGTCGCGGTCGACCGGGTCCAGCCCTGGGAGATGGGCCAGCTCTCGGAGATCCTGGACCTCCTCGCCGAGCAGGGCACGACGCTCGCGGTGCTCGACACCGCCGGCAGCTCCGCTGGGCTCGCGCCCGCCCTGAAGGACGCCGACTTCGTGCTGATGCCGGTCCGCCCCTCCCGGCTCGACATCGTGGCCGCCCGGCCGACGCTCCAGGCGCTGGTCGGCCTCGGCCTGCGGGAGCGGCTGGCCCTGGTGCTGAACCAGTGCCCGCCGCCGCCCTCGCCGCGCACCGGGGCCTACGCGGCGCAGCTGCGGGCGCTGGGCGTGCTGGCCGAGCCCGGCATCATCCACCGGGTCGACCACCAGGACGCCCTGGCGACTGGGCTCGGCGTCACGGAATACGCTCCCGGCAGCGCGGCCGCCGAGGAGGTCCGGGCGCTCTGGGCCTGGATCGACGGGAAGATGCGGGCGGCGCCCGCCCGCTGA
- a CDS encoding M20/M25/M40 family metallo-hydrolase, translating into MAALDAILNDIDTDLENALERLFAFLRIPSISTDPAYAGHCREAAAWLAQDLTALGFETSVEETSLHPVVLAHKPKPGAPHVLFYGHYDVQPVDPLDLWKTPPFEPHIADDGQGGKRIVGRGASDDKGQVMTFVEACRAFIAMHGELPCGVTILIEGAEESGSQGLPEWVAANREKLGCDVVLVCDTGMWDRKTPAITSSLRGLAYFEVKVTCADRDLHSGFFGGAARNPIHVLAKIIADLHDADGRVTIPGFYEGVHERPPEVLEQWRGLGLTPETLLGPIGLKEPAGERGRMPIELVQSRPSCDANGIIGGYTGEGTKTVIASTASAKVSFRLVDDQDPKRLAESFEAFVRERVPSDCKVEVITYKGSRAISLPFDMPQLGAAKAALQDEWGVPAVTVGAGGSIPIVGDFKRILGRDTLLIGFGLDDDRIHSPNEKYDLTSFHKGTRSWARILAALGRG; encoded by the coding sequence ATGGCCGCGCTCGACGCGATCCTCAACGACATCGACACGGATCTGGAGAACGCCCTGGAGCGGCTGTTCGCCTTCCTGCGGATCCCGTCGATCTCCACCGATCCGGCCTATGCCGGCCATTGCCGCGAGGCGGCCGCCTGGCTCGCCCAGGACCTGACCGCGCTGGGCTTCGAGACCTCCGTGGAGGAGACCTCGCTCCATCCGGTCGTGCTGGCCCACAAGCCGAAACCCGGCGCGCCGCACGTGCTGTTCTACGGCCATTACGACGTGCAGCCGGTCGATCCCCTCGACCTGTGGAAGACGCCGCCCTTCGAGCCGCACATCGCCGATGACGGCCAGGGCGGCAAGAGGATCGTCGGGCGCGGCGCCTCCGACGACAAGGGCCAGGTGATGACCTTCGTGGAGGCCTGCCGGGCCTTCATCGCCATGCACGGCGAACTGCCCTGCGGCGTGACGATCCTGATCGAGGGCGCGGAGGAGAGCGGCTCGCAAGGGCTTCCCGAATGGGTCGCGGCCAATCGCGAGAAACTCGGCTGCGACGTGGTGCTGGTCTGCGACACCGGCATGTGGGACCGGAAGACCCCGGCGATCACGTCGTCGCTGCGCGGGCTCGCCTATTTCGAGGTGAAGGTCACCTGCGCCGACCGCGACCTGCATTCCGGCTTCTTCGGCGGCGCGGCGCGCAACCCGATCCACGTGCTCGCCAAGATCATCGCCGACCTGCACGATGCCGACGGGCGGGTGACGATCCCGGGCTTCTATGAGGGCGTGCACGAACGCCCGCCGGAGGTGCTGGAGCAGTGGCGCGGCCTCGGCCTGACGCCCGAAACCCTGCTCGGCCCGATCGGCCTCAAGGAGCCCGCCGGCGAACGCGGGCGGATGCCGATCGAGCTGGTGCAATCGCGCCCGTCCTGCGACGCCAACGGCATCATCGGCGGCTATACCGGCGAGGGCACCAAGACGGTGATCGCCTCCACCGCCTCGGCCAAAGTCTCGTTCCGCCTCGTGGACGACCAGGATCCGAAGCGGCTGGCCGAGAGTTTTGAGGCCTTCGTGCGCGAGCGTGTGCCTTCGGACTGCAAGGTCGAGGTCATCACCTACAAGGGCTCGCGGGCGATCAGCCTGCCCTTCGACATGCCGCAGCTCGGGGCTGCCAAGGCGGCGCTGCAGGACGAGTGGGGCGTGCCGGCGGTGACCGTCGGCGCCGGCGGCTCGATCCCGATCGTCGGCGACTTCAAGCGGATCCTGGGGCGCGACACCCTGCTGATCGGCTTCGGGCTCGACGACGACCGGATCCACTCGCCGAACGAGAAGTACGACCTGACGAGCTTCCACAAGGGCACGCGCTCCTGGGCGCGGATCCTCGCGGCCCTCGGCCGGGGCTGA
- a CDS encoding (2Fe-2S)-binding protein has product MPLETQPPVAANTPIGITLTINGQRRELQVAPWTTLLDLLRERLDLTGTKKGCDHGQCGACTVLVNGTRVNSCLTLAVMKDGAEITTVEGLAGLGDRAGSNALHPIQEAFIEHDAFQCGYCTPGQLCSSVGLMNEGHAHTRDEIREAMSGNICRCGAYTNIVDAIEDVMQGGAR; this is encoded by the coding sequence ATGCCCCTCGAAACCCAGCCGCCGGTGGCGGCGAACACGCCCATCGGCATCACGCTCACGATCAACGGGCAGCGGCGCGAGCTCCAGGTCGCCCCATGGACCACGCTTCTCGACCTGCTGCGCGAGCGCCTCGACCTCACCGGTACCAAGAAAGGCTGCGACCACGGCCAGTGCGGCGCCTGCACGGTGCTGGTGAACGGCACCCGGGTGAATTCCTGCCTGACGCTCGCGGTGATGAAGGACGGTGCCGAGATCACCACGGTCGAGGGCCTCGCCGGCCTCGGCGACCGGGCGGGCAGCAACGCCCTCCACCCGATCCAGGAGGCGTTCATCGAGCACGACGCCTTCCAGTGCGGCTACTGCACGCCGGGCCAGCTCTGCTCGTCGGTCGGCTTGATGAACGAGGGCCATGCCCATACCCGCGACGAGATCCGGGAGGCGATGAGCGGCAACATCTGCCGCTGCGGCGCCTACACCAACATCGTCGACGCCATCGAGGATGTCATGCAGGGAGGCGCCCGATGA
- a CDS encoding xanthine dehydrogenase family protein subunit M — translation MNRFDYVRAGTVAEAVQAFGAGARFIAGGTNLIDLMKYEVEKPGRLIDITRLPLDQIEDHGNGLRIGALATNAKVAYDDRVTERYPLLRNAILAGASAQLRNAASTGGNLLQRTRCYYFYDVATPCNKREPGSGCSAIGGMTRIHAIFGTSAHCIATHPSDMCIALAALEAKVQVSGPQGDRSIPFSEFHRLPGDTPEQDTNLVPGEIIVAVDLPESRFPQHFTYLKLRDRLSYAFALVSVAAALELDGDTVKTARLALGGVAHKPWRNREAEALLEGKPATRETFQAAADLIVAEAKPQATNGFKIDLARRAIVRGLEQAAAGTPQSLSDKRIQ, via the coding sequence ATGAACCGCTTCGATTACGTCCGCGCAGGTACGGTCGCGGAGGCGGTGCAGGCTTTCGGCGCAGGCGCCCGCTTCATCGCCGGCGGCACCAACCTGATCGATCTGATGAAGTACGAGGTCGAGAAGCCGGGCCGGCTGATCGACATCACCCGCCTGCCCCTCGACCAGATCGAGGATCACGGGAACGGCCTGCGGATCGGGGCGCTCGCCACCAACGCCAAGGTCGCCTACGACGACCGCGTCACGGAGCGCTACCCGCTGCTGCGCAACGCGATCCTGGCCGGCGCCTCGGCGCAGCTGCGCAACGCCGCCTCGACCGGCGGCAATCTGCTCCAGCGAACCCGCTGCTACTATTTCTACGACGTGGCCACGCCCTGCAACAAGCGCGAGCCCGGCTCCGGGTGCTCGGCGATCGGCGGGATGACCCGCATCCACGCGATCTTCGGAACGAGCGCGCACTGCATCGCCACCCACCCCTCCGACATGTGCATCGCGCTCGCCGCCCTGGAGGCGAAAGTGCAGGTGAGCGGGCCGCAGGGCGACCGGTCGATCCCGTTCTCGGAGTTCCACCGCCTGCCCGGCGACACGCCGGAGCAGGACACCAACCTGGTTCCCGGCGAGATCATCGTGGCGGTGGATCTGCCGGAGAGCCGCTTCCCGCAGCACTTCACCTACCTGAAGCTGCGCGACCGGCTGTCCTACGCCTTCGCGCTGGTCTCGGTGGCGGCGGCCCTGGAGCTCGACGGCGACACGGTGAAGACCGCCCGTCTCGCGCTCGGCGGCGTCGCCCACAAGCCTTGGCGCAACCGCGAGGCCGAGGCCCTGCTCGAGGGCAAGCCCGCCACCCGCGAAACCTTCCAGGCGGCGGCCGACCTCATCGTCGCGGAGGCGAAGCCGCAGGCGACCAACGGCTTCAAGATCGATCTCGCCCGGCGGGCCATCGTGCGCGGCCTCGAACAGGCCGCTGCCGGCACGCCCCAGTCGCTCAGCGACAAGCGCATCCAGTAG
- a CDS encoding xanthine dehydrogenase family protein molybdopterin-binding subunit, whose product MSHTSSPQTFSSTGRDTFVGTPRSRIDGPAKVTGLAKYAGEFAAPDLAYGYVVSSAIAKGRITAIDSAEAEAVPGVLKVITHENRPRTAWRDKNFQDAVAPPGSPFRALYDDLIVFSGQPVALVVAEDFETARYAASLVRVSYETQEPGTDLGALRGTAYDPPDKREGIKPPPQPWGDADTAFGSAAIRVQGEYSLADEHHNPMEPHASTVVVEEDGTYTVYDKIQGVSNSHQYLINVFGLKPDQVRVLNPYLGGGFGSGLRPQYQLFLAMLAAQELKRSVRVTLARDQMWSFTYRSEALQTIALGAEPDGRLTALRHDAVQGTSHYEDYQEVVVNWSGVLYRCDNVALGYRLVKLDTPTPGDMRAPGAVTGVFAIETAMDELAYATGLDPIALRLKNYAESDATAEGKPFGSKELRRCFELGAERFGWAKRNPEPRSTREGRELVGWGVATGIWESMMMQSSAIATLTPDGRLTVGNSTGDIGTGTYTILTQIAADTLGLSMDAVTTKLGDTRLPEAPVAGGSWTAASSGTAVMKACRNVGEQVFKLARGLENSPLANVDFDRAVFSDGRIAVAGDPGRGVALVEVLQAACVDKVEAVEQAGPDQDFNKKYEAYTHSAIFVEVKVDEELGQVRVTRVVSAIAAGKILNPKTARSQILGGVVMGIGSALEEESMLDHRFGRFMNHNLGEYHVPVNADIYDIDVIFVDEEDKANPLGVKGLGEIGIVGVAAAITNAVFHATGRRVRHLPITPDKLL is encoded by the coding sequence ATGTCCCACACCTCAAGCCCCCAGACCTTCAGCTCCACCGGCCGCGATACCTTCGTCGGCACCCCGCGCAGCCGGATCGACGGCCCCGCCAAGGTGACCGGGCTCGCCAAATACGCGGGCGAGTTCGCCGCCCCCGATCTTGCCTACGGCTACGTCGTGTCGAGTGCGATCGCCAAGGGCCGGATCACGGCCATCGATTCCGCCGAGGCCGAGGCGGTGCCGGGCGTCCTCAAGGTCATCACCCACGAGAACCGGCCGCGCACCGCGTGGCGGGACAAGAATTTTCAGGACGCGGTGGCGCCCCCCGGCTCGCCGTTCCGCGCCCTCTACGACGACCTGATCGTGTTCAGCGGCCAGCCGGTCGCCCTCGTGGTGGCCGAGGATTTCGAGACCGCGCGCTATGCCGCCTCCCTGGTCCGGGTCAGCTACGAGACCCAGGAACCCGGGACCGATCTGGGAGCCCTGCGCGGCACGGCCTACGACCCGCCCGACAAGCGCGAGGGCATCAAGCCGCCGCCGCAGCCCTGGGGCGACGCCGACACGGCCTTCGGCAGCGCGGCAATCCGCGTCCAGGGCGAATACAGCCTCGCCGATGAGCACCATAACCCGATGGAGCCGCACGCCTCGACCGTGGTCGTGGAGGAGGACGGGACCTACACGGTCTACGACAAGATCCAGGGCGTCTCGAACAGCCATCAGTATCTGATCAACGTGTTCGGCCTGAAGCCCGATCAGGTCCGTGTGCTCAACCCCTATCTCGGCGGCGGCTTCGGCTCGGGCCTGCGCCCGCAATACCAGCTGTTCCTGGCGATGCTGGCCGCGCAGGAGCTGAAACGCTCGGTGCGGGTGACCCTGGCCCGCGACCAGATGTGGAGCTTCACCTACCGGTCTGAGGCGCTGCAGACGATCGCGCTCGGCGCCGAGCCGGACGGCAGGCTGACGGCGTTGCGGCACGACGCCGTCCAGGGGACCTCGCACTACGAGGATTACCAAGAGGTCGTCGTCAACTGGTCCGGTGTCCTGTACCGGTGCGACAACGTCGCGCTCGGCTACCGGCTGGTGAAGCTCGACACGCCGACGCCCGGTGACATGCGCGCCCCCGGCGCGGTCACCGGCGTCTTCGCCATCGAGACCGCCATGGACGAGCTCGCCTACGCGACCGGGCTCGACCCGATCGCCCTGCGGCTGAAGAACTACGCCGAATCCGATGCCACTGCCGAGGGCAAGCCGTTCGGCTCGAAGGAGCTGCGGCGCTGCTTCGAGCTCGGTGCCGAGCGCTTCGGCTGGGCCAAGCGCAATCCCGAGCCGCGTTCCACCCGTGAGGGGCGGGAGCTGGTCGGCTGGGGCGTGGCCACCGGCATCTGGGAATCGATGATGATGCAATCGAGCGCCATCGCGACCCTGACGCCGGACGGCCGCCTGACAGTCGGCAATTCCACCGGCGATATCGGCACCGGCACCTACACGATCCTGACGCAGATCGCCGCCGACACCCTCGGCCTGTCGATGGATGCGGTCACCACCAAGCTCGGCGACACCCGCCTGCCCGAGGCTCCGGTCGCGGGCGGCTCCTGGACCGCCGCCTCCTCGGGCACCGCCGTGATGAAGGCCTGCCGCAACGTTGGCGAACAGGTTTTCAAGCTCGCCCGCGGGCTCGAGAACTCGCCGCTCGCCAATGTCGATTTCGACCGCGCCGTGTTCTCGGACGGGCGCATCGCGGTGGCGGGCGATCCGGGCCGCGGCGTCGCGCTGGTCGAGGTGCTGCAGGCGGCGTGCGTCGACAAGGTCGAGGCCGTCGAGCAGGCCGGGCCCGACCAGGACTTCAACAAGAAGTACGAGGCCTACACCCACTCGGCGATCTTCGTGGAGGTGAAGGTCGACGAGGAGCTGGGGCAGGTCCGGGTCACGCGCGTCGTCTCGGCGATCGCGGCCGGCAAGATCCTGAACCCGAAGACCGCGCGGAGCCAGATCCTGGGCGGGGTGGTGATGGGGATCGGCTCGGCCCTGGAGGAGGAGTCGATGCTCGATCACCGGTTCGGCCGGTTCATGAACCACAATCTCGGCGAGTACCACGTGCCGGTGAACGCCGACATCTACGACATCGACGTCATCTTCGTGGACGAGGAGGACAAGGCGAACCCGCTGGGCGTGAAGGGCCTTGGCGAGATTGGCATCGTCGGCGTCGCGGCCGCGATCACCAACGCGGTCTTCCACGCGACCGGAAGGCGCGTACGCCATCTGCCGATTACGCCCGACAAGCTCCTGTGA
- a CDS encoding EamA family transporter: MSHLLQSWRFWALAAAGFAALTAILAKVGISGVQSDVATLVRTVVILIFAGAIVVGTGQAGGVAQISGRSFVFLVLSGLATGASWLCYFRALSLGDAARVAPLDKLSVVLVALLGASLLGETLSLAAWAGVALIAAGAALVASGW, from the coding sequence GTGAGCCATCTGCTGCAATCCTGGCGCTTCTGGGCGCTCGCTGCCGCCGGTTTCGCGGCACTCACCGCGATCCTTGCCAAGGTCGGGATCTCGGGTGTGCAGTCGGATGTCGCGACCCTGGTCCGCACCGTCGTGATCCTGATCTTCGCCGGGGCGATCGTCGTCGGTACCGGCCAGGCCGGCGGCGTCGCGCAGATCTCGGGCCGCAGCTTCGTCTTCCTGGTCCTGTCGGGACTCGCCACCGGGGCGTCCTGGCTGTGCTACTTCCGGGCGTTGTCGCTCGGCGACGCCGCCCGGGTCGCGCCGCTCGACAAGCTCAGCGTCGTGCTGGTGGCACTCCTCGGAGCGAGCCTGCTTGGCGAGACCCTGAGCCTCGCGGCCTGGGCGGGCGTCGCGCTGATCGCGGCGGGCGCCGCACTCGTCGCCTCCGGTTGGTGA
- a CDS encoding glutathione S-transferase family protein — protein sequence MIRFFYNLSPNPMKVALCLEEMGLPYETVPVDTRQGAQFDPAYTAINPNGKVPAIVDGDVTVFDSNAILLYLAGKTGRFLPEGEPVRGEMLSWLMFVATGIGPFSGQCVHFRHFAQDGGAYATERYAFEARRHWGILDQRLAGRTYVLGDSYTIVDMAVWGWARMVPFVLGETAFADLPNVKRLLDAINARPAAQAAEALKSRHTFKAEMDAEARSIMFPATRSAA from the coding sequence GTGATTCGATTCTTCTACAATCTCAGCCCCAACCCCATGAAGGTGGCCCTCTGCCTCGAGGAGATGGGCCTGCCCTACGAAACGGTCCCGGTGGACACCCGCCAGGGCGCGCAGTTCGATCCCGCCTACACGGCGATCAACCCGAACGGGAAGGTGCCGGCGATCGTCGACGGCGACGTGACGGTGTTCGATTCGAACGCCATCCTGCTCTACCTTGCGGGCAAGACCGGGCGGTTCCTGCCCGAGGGCGAGCCCGTGCGCGGCGAGATGCTGTCCTGGCTGATGTTCGTGGCCACCGGCATCGGGCCGTTCTCCGGCCAGTGCGTCCATTTCCGCCACTTCGCGCAGGACGGCGGCGCCTACGCCACCGAGCGCTACGCCTTCGAGGCGCGCCGCCACTGGGGCATCCTCGACCAGAGGCTCGCCGGCCGCACCTACGTGCTCGGCGACAGCTACACGATCGTCGACATGGCGGTCTGGGGCTGGGCCCGGATGGTGCCGTTCGTGCTCGGCGAGACCGCCTTCGCGGACCTGCCGAACGTGAAGCGTCTCCTCGACGCGATCAATGCGCGGCCCGCCGCCCAGGCCGCCGAGGCGCTGAAGAGCCGCCACACCTTCAAGGCGGAGATGGACGCGGAAGCCCGGAGCATCATGTTCCCGGCCACGCGGAGCGCCGCCTGA